A single Brassica rapa cultivar Chiifu-401-42 chromosome A04, CAAS_Brap_v3.01, whole genome shotgun sequence DNA region contains:
- the LOC103865473 gene encoding putative glucuronosyltransferase PGSIP8 has protein sequence MDMHRGLVLLCCVLSLLVIETTAYRERQLLQLHETTVDTTNTAVAVRDRGLKTRRPEHKNAYATMMYMGTPRDYEFYVATRVLIRSLRDLNVEADLVVIASLDVPLRWVETLEEEDGAKVVRVENVDNPYRGQTNFNSRFKLTLNKLYAWALSDYDRVVMLDADNLFLKKTDELFQCGRFCAVFINPCIFHTGLFVLQPSLEVFKDMLHELQVGRENRDGADQGFLVSYFSDLLDQPLFRPPSNGSVLSGHLRLPLGYQMDASYFYLKLRWNIPCGPNSVITFPGAVWLKPWYWWSWPVLPLGFSWHEQRRTTIGYSAEMPLVVIQTMFYLGIIVVTRLARPNITKLCYRRSDRNLTTIQAGFKFIALLSVVAAYVFPFFTIPHTIHPLIGWSLYLMASFALSSIPINTLLLPTLPVLTPWIGILGTLLVMAFPWYPDGVVRALSVFGYAFCCAPFVWVAFLKITSHLQVLIEKEVLFPRLGDSGITSGFSKLY, from the exons ATGGATATGCATAGGGGTCTAGTGTTATTGTGTTGTGTTCTGTCCCTTTTGGTAATCGAAACGACAGCATATCGAGAGAGACAGCTACTGCAACTGCATGAAACGACAGTAGACACAACAAACACGGCGGTGGCCGTACGTGATCGGGGTTTGAAGACGAGGCGGCCGGAGCATAAGAACGCCTACGCAACGATGATGTACATGGGAACGCCAAGGGACTACGAGTTCTATGTGGCGACTCGAGTCTTGATCAGATCGCTGAGAGATCTTAACGTGGAAGCTGATCTTGTCGTCATCGCTTCTCTCGACGTCCCTCTCCGATGGGTTGAGACCTT GGAAGAGGAAGATGGGGCTAAAGTAGTGAGAGTTGAAAATGTAGACAACCCATACAGAGGGCAAACTAACTTCAACAGCAGATTCAAGCTTACTCTGAACAAGCTCTACGCTTGGGCATTGTCTGATTACGACCGTGTGGTAATGCTAGATGCCGATAACCTCTTCCTTAAGAAAACCGACGAGCTGTTCCAGTGCGGACGCTTCTGCGCGGTCTTCATAAACCCTTGCATCTTCCACACTGGCCTCTTTGTCTTGCAACCGTCGTTGGAAGTGTTCAAGGACATGCTCCACGAGCTACAAGTTGGTAGAGAGAATCGTGATGGAGCTGATCAGGGCTTTCTTGTCAGTTACTTCTCTGATCTTCTTGACCAGCCTCTCTTTCGTCCTCCAAGTAATGGATCTGTTCTCAGTGGCCACTTGCGACTTCCCTTAGGCTACCAAATGGACGCTTCTTATTTCT ATCTTAAACTAAGATGGAACATACCCTGTGGACCAAACAGTGTGATTACATTCCCAGGAGCCGTTTGGTTAAAGCCATGGTACTGGTGGTCATGGCCTGTTCTTCCACTAGGCTTCTCATGGCACGAGCAGCGTCGCACCACTATAGGGTACTCAGCAGAGATGCCTTTGGTCGTAATCCAAACAATGTTCTACCTTGGAATCATAGTGGTCACACGACTTGCTCGTCCTAACATAACTAAGCTATGTTATCGCCGTTCTGACCGCAACTTAACAACGATCCAAGCAGGTTTTAAGTTCATCGCACTTCTCTCTGTAGTAGCAGCCTACGTCTTCCCGTTCTTCACCATCCCTCACACCATACACCCACTCATTGGCTGGTCACTCTACTTGATGGCTTCTTTTGCTCTCTCATCCATACCGATCAACACTCTCCTCCTACCAACGCTACCTGTTCTCACTCCATGGATAGGCATCCTCGGGACGCTCCTTGTCATGGCCTTTCCTTGGTACCCTGATGGAGTGGTGAGAGCATTGTCGGTTTTCGGATACGCATTCTGCTGCGCACCTTTTGTGTGGGTTGCATTCCTCAAGATCACGTCGCATCTCCAGGTTTTGATTGAGAAAGAGGTGTTGTTTCCACGACTGGGAGACTCAGGGATCACTTCTGGCTTCAGTAAATTGTATTAG
- the LOC103865474 gene encoding chaperone protein dnaJ 13, giving the protein MMGDEAAAARTGPQNRELYALLNLSPEASDEEIRRAYRQWAQVYHPDKSPSPLMKEVAEENFKRICEAYEILSDETKRLIYDLYGMEGLSSGLELGPRLSKAEEIKEELERIKRREEEAKKMAHFMPTGSILFNLSVPSFLEGDGIMRGMVMASQVQSQLSKDDAVAIAGNLAANQRSGGGIGTVILRRQLSPVSSIEFVASTGLQSLIGMQTTRQLSIHSTATINISKSFSDGSINLTNTWTRQLSETSSGNIELALGMRSGITVGWKKRDENVSAGGDLKIETGGLGASARYTRKLSSKSHGRIAGRIGSNALEIEVGGGRKISEFSTVRMMYTIGLKGVFWKLELHRGGQKLIVPVLLSAYISPVFATGAFIVPTSLYFLLKKFVVKPYMQKREKRKALENTEKTYGKVREARASAEKAQQLLQNVATRKKNRQAETGGLIVTKALYGDAKAIEKRHEHLDEEVDSGVIDVTVPMNFLVSDSGELKLHEGVKKSGIMGFCDPCPDQPKQLYVAYTYNSRTFEAIVGDFEEMVIPQAGQRV; this is encoded by the exons ATGATGGGCGACGAAGCAGCAGCAGCACGAACCGGTCCCCAGAACAGAGAACTCTACGCGCTACTGAATCTATCCCCGGAAGCCTCCGACGAAGAAATCAGAAGAGCTTATCGCCAATGGGCTCAAGTCTATCACCCCGACAAGTCCCCGTCTCCTCTG ATGAAGGAGGTAGCTGAGGAGAACTTCAAACGCATATGCGAAGCGTATGAGATACTCTCTGACGAGACTAAGAGGTTGATTTATGATTTGTACGGTATGGAAGGGTTGAGTTCGGGGTTGGAGCTTGGTCCTAGGCTGAGTAAGGCTGAGGAGATCAAGGAGGAGCTTGAGAGGATTAAGAGGAGGGAGGAAGAAGCTAAGAAGATGGCTCATTTTATGCCTACTGGTTCTATTTTATTCAATCTGTCTGTGCCTAGTTTTTTAGAGGGTGATGGCATCATGAGAGG AATGGTTATGGCTAGTCAAGTGCAGTCTCAGCTATCAAAAGATGATGCTGTTGCGATTGCGGGGAATTTAGCAGCAAATCAAAGGTCTGGTGGTGGAATTGGTACTGTCATTCTGAGACGTCAGCTTTCTCCAGTTTCATCCATAGAGTTCGTCGCTTCAACGGGTCTGCAGTCTCTTATTGGAATGCAGACAACACG TCAGTTGTCCATACATTCGACTGCCACTATCAATATTTCAAAGTCTTTTAGTGATGGTTCCATCAACCTTACCAACACTTGGACTCGGCAGCTTTCGGAAACTTCAAGCGGAAAT ATTGAACTGGCACTGGGTATGCGATCAGGAATTACAGTAGGATGGAAAAAGAGAGACGAGAATGTATCTGCTGGTGGTGATTTGAAG ATTGAGACTGGTGGACTCGGAGCGTCAGCACGTTATACTCGTAAGCTTTCGTCCAAGTCTCACGGTCGAATTGCTGGTAGAATTGGAAG CAATGCTCTTGAGATTGAGGTCGGTGGTGGAAGGAAGATTTCTGAGTTCAGTACTGTAAGAATGATGTATACAATAGGACTCAAG GGTGTTTTTTGGAAACTTGAGCTACACCGTGGTGGTCAAAAGCTGATTGTTCCT GTTCTGCTCTCCGCATATATAAGTCCAGTATTTGCCACCGGAGCATTCATTGTTCCAACATCTCTTTACTTTTTGTTAAAG AAATTTGTGGTGAAGCCGTACATGCAGAAAAGAGAAAAACGTAAGGCCTTGGAGAATACCGAGAAAACTTATGGCAAG GTTCGGGAAGCAAGGGCATCAGCTGAGAAAGCACAGCAATTGCTACAAAACGTAGCCACGAGGAAGAAAAACCGGCAAGCTGAAACAGGCGGGCTCATAGTAACAAAGGCCTTGTACGGTGACGCAAAGGCCATAGAGAAAAGACACGAACACTTGGACGAAGAGGTGGATTCAGGAGTCATTGACGTGACAGTGCCCATGAACTTCCTTGTGAGTGACTCCGGGGAGCTCAAGCTCCATGAGGGAGTGAAGAAATCAGGGATCATGGGCTTTTGCGATCCATGTCCCGACCAACCTAAGCAGCTATACGTTGCCTATACTTACAATTCTCGTACTTTTGAGGCAATTGTGGGTGACTTTGAAGAGATGGTTATACCACAAGCTGGCCAGCGAGTATGA
- the LOC103865475 gene encoding heavy metal-associated isoprenylated plant protein 17 yields MQAMRLRTLMLCEELSLPSFQVIVVNADVGCDHCQDRVSKIVSKMTGIEEYVVDVKNKQVMARGDFKPRLVSHQQVKNVASQTLSHNAKRFFRPLNLFLRSIFSICLCPNTL; encoded by the exons ATGCAGGCCATGCGGCTGCGCACCCTCATGCTCTGTGAGGAACTCTCACTTCCTTCG TTTCAAGTTATAGTGGTAAACGCAGATGTGGGATGTGACCATTGTCAAGACAGAGTCTCTAAGATTGTCTCCAAGATGACCG GAATAGAAGAATATGTGGTTGATGTGAAGAACAAGCAGGTCATGGCACGAGGTGACTTTAAACCACGTTTGGTTTCTCATCAACAAGTGAAGAACGTCGCCTCTCAAACTCTCTCCCATAACGCCAAACGCTTTTTCCGACCACTTAACCTCTTCCTTCGCTCAATATTCTCCATTTGTTTATGTCCAAATACACTTTAA
- the LOC103865476 gene encoding uncharacterized protein LOC103865476 codes for MGIIKSCFSLLTGVAFGVYLAQNYNVPNIRKLTNTSLVVAKHIEENYRKPKKDDVE; via the coding sequence ATGGGAATAATAAAGAGCTGCTTCTCCCTGTTGACGGGTGTTGCTTTCGGCGTTTACTTGGCTCAGAATTACAACGTACCCAACATCAGGAAGCTCACCAACACCAGTCTCGTCGTCGCCAAACACATCGAGGAGAACTATCGCAAACCCAAGAAGGACGACGTTGAATGA
- the LOC103865477 gene encoding probable inositol transporter 3, whose protein sequence is MVERGIAKTEEIRFTEVWRTTWETPYIMRLALSAGIGGLLFGYDTGVIAGALLYIREEFQVVDDKRWLQEMIVSMTVAGAIVGAAVGGWYNDRFGRKTSILIADVLFMVGAVVMALAPAPWVIIVGRVLVGFGVGMASMTSPLYISEMSPARIRGALVSTNGLLITGGQFLSYLINLAFIHTPGTWRWMLGVSAVPAIIQFLLMLTLPESPRWLYRNDMKAESRDVLERIYPAEEVEAEIAALKESVMAEKADEDIIGHTFYAKLKGALSNPVVRHGLAAGITVQVAQQFVGINTVMYYSPTILQFAGYASNKTAMALSLITSGLNALGSIVSMMLVDRYGRRKLMIISMFGIISCLVILAAVFSETSKQAPKIDTRDSISFAPNGTCQAFAPYIASKASPSNWNCMNCLRSHCGFCSNKAQEYAPGACIVLSTDMKSLCHSKGRTYFKDGCPSKFGYLAIIFLGLYIIAYAPGMGTVPWIVNSEIYPLRYRGLAGGIAAVSNWSSNLIVSETFLTLTHEVGSSGTFLLFAVSSATGLVFIWMLVPETKGLQFEEVEKLLEDGIRPSLFRRMSRVKEVDTS, encoded by the exons ATGGTTGAACGTGGAATAGCCAAAACAGAAGAGATACGTTTCACAGAGGTGTGGAGGACGACATGGGAGACACCTTACATCATGCGGCTAGCTCTCTCTGCCGGTATAGGAGGTCTCCTCTTCGGCTACGACACGGGTGTTATCGCGGGAGCTCTTCTTTACATCAGAGAGGAGTTTCAAGTAGTTGACGACAAGAGATGGCTCCAGGAGATGATTGTGAGCATGACCGTGGCTGGAGCCATTGTCGGAGCAGCTGTAGGAGGATGGTACAACGACAGGTTTGGTCGGAAGACGTCCATTCTCATTGCTGACGTTCTCTTTATGGTTGGTGCTGTTGTGATGGCCCTTGCTCCTGCACCGTGGGTCATCATCGTTGGCAGAGTCTTGGTGGGGTTTGGAGTTGGTATGGCTTCCATGACTTCACCGCTTTACATCTCGGAGATGTCTCCAGCGAGAATCAGAGGCGCGTTGGTTAGTACCAATGGACTTCTCATCACTGGAGGACAGTTTCTGTCTTATCTCATTAACCTCGCCTTCATCCAT ACACCAGGGACATGGAGGTGGATGTTGGGAGTCTCAGCGGTTCCAGCCATCATTCAGTTCCTGTTAATGCTGACACTGCCAGAGTCTCCACGTTGGCTTTACAGAAACGACATGAAGGCTGAGTCAAGAGACGTCCTCGAGAGAATCTACCCTGCAGAGGAAGTTGAAGCTGAGATAGCTGCACTCAAAGAGTCAGTCATGGCAGAGAAGGCTGATGAAGACATCATCGGCCACACCTTCTACGCTAAACTCAAAGGCGCTCTCTCTAACCCCGTCGTCCGCCACGGCCTTGCAGCTGGTATCACCGTCCAGGTGGCACAACAGTTTGTGGGAATCAACACGGTCATGTACTATAGTCCCACTATCCTTCAGTTTGCAGGTTACGCCTCAAACAAGACAGCAATGGCTTTGTCCCTTATAACCTCTGGTCTCAACGCGTTGGGGTCGATTGTGAGTATGATGTTGGTTGACCGTTATGGCCGGCGCAAGCTCATGATCATTTCCATGTTTGGTATCATATCTTGTCTTGTCATTTTGGCGGCCGTCTTCTCTGAAACCTCAAAGCAAGCTCCTAAGATTGACACGAGAGACTCCATAAGTTTTGCTCCGAATGGTACTTGTCAGGCATTTGCTCCCTACATAGCCTCAAAGGCTTCTCCATCTAACTGGAACTGTATGAACTGTCTTAGATCACATTGTGGATTCTGCTCCAACAAAGCACAAGAG TATGCACCTGGAGCATGTATTGTTCTATCTACTGACATGAAGTCATTGTGCCACTCGAAAGGAAGAACATACTTCAAAGACGGATGCCCCAGCAAGTTCGGGTACTTAGCCATAATCTTCCTCGGCCTCTACATCATCGCCTACGCTCCCGGTATGGGGACAGTGCCATGGATTGTAAACTCTGAGATATACCCTCTACGCTACAGAGGGCTAGCAGGAGGAATAGCTGCAGTATCAAACTGGTCATCGAATCTCATCGTGAGTGAGACGTTCCTGACGCTGACTCACGAGGTTGGTTCGTCAGGAACGTTCCTTCTCTTTGCAGTTTCCTCAGCAACAGGGTTGGTGTTCATATGGATGCTTGTGCCTGAGACTAAAGGGCTTCAGTTTGAGGAAGTGGAGAAGCTGCTAGAAGACGGGATTAGGCCTAGCTTGTTCCGACGGATGTCTAGAGTTAAAGAAGTAGATACGTCttag